A genomic window from Micromonospora violae includes:
- the pknB gene encoding Stk1 family PASTA domain-containing Ser/Thr kinase, with product MTAQARLLGGRYQVGELLGYGGMAEVHRGRDLRLGRDVAIKMLRTDLARDATFQMRFRREAQNAASLNHPAIVAVYDTGEETAPTGETLPFIVMEFVNGRTLKEVLGAEGRLQPRRALEICADMCAALEFSHRHGIIHRDIKPGNVMLTQTGQVKVMDFGIARALASGATTMTQTSAVIGTAQYLSPEQARGEAVDARSDVYAAGCVLFELVCGHPPFVGDSPVSVAYQHVRETPPTPSDINPDVNPAVDAIVLKALSKNPLNRYQSAGEMRADLLRAAAGRPVLATPVLREAETVAMAPAGGGGGYPAPTGGQTRQIPARVGDPRQRKASSWLIATFSAVGVLAVIALVAALLWSQQQDKALKSVPTLTGKSQAAAIDEIRNAGLSPQVGEPFLASDCTKGTVVKQSPAPTTRLAQNSQVTIQVCGGAPEVLVPVGLKGSKRESAIARLNEAKLRYDIKTVDDEASQDEVLKVEPPEGESVPENTKVTLTVSNGKVREVPDVVGLSQDVASRLIKDRGFIPVVQNGPEVPADEAGKVTDQSPNGKEKKPTGTKVVIKVSQPEPEVDETPTGTPTGTPTGTPTPGNGGGIGLPLNPPGRLTED from the coding sequence ATGACAGCGCAGGCCCGCCTGCTCGGTGGCAGGTACCAGGTCGGCGAGCTGCTCGGCTATGGCGGCATGGCCGAGGTGCACCGTGGTCGCGACCTCCGGCTCGGTCGGGACGTCGCGATCAAGATGCTCCGCACCGACCTCGCCCGGGACGCGACGTTCCAGATGCGGTTCCGCCGGGAGGCGCAGAACGCCGCCTCGCTCAACCACCCGGCCATCGTGGCGGTCTACGACACCGGCGAGGAGACCGCGCCGACCGGCGAGACGCTGCCGTTCATCGTCATGGAGTTCGTCAACGGACGGACCTTGAAGGAGGTCCTCGGCGCCGAGGGGCGGCTGCAGCCACGTCGGGCGCTGGAGATCTGCGCCGACATGTGCGCCGCACTGGAGTTCAGCCACCGGCACGGCATCATCCACCGGGACATCAAGCCCGGCAACGTGATGCTCACCCAGACCGGCCAGGTCAAGGTGATGGACTTCGGCATCGCCCGGGCGTTGGCCAGCGGCGCGACCACCATGACGCAGACCAGCGCGGTGATCGGCACGGCCCAGTACCTGTCCCCGGAGCAGGCCCGTGGCGAGGCCGTCGACGCGCGCTCCGACGTGTACGCGGCCGGCTGTGTGCTCTTCGAGCTGGTCTGCGGGCACCCGCCGTTCGTCGGGGACAGCCCGGTCAGCGTCGCGTACCAGCACGTACGGGAGACGCCGCCGACCCCGAGCGACATCAACCCGGACGTCAACCCGGCCGTCGACGCGATCGTGCTCAAGGCGCTGTCGAAGAACCCGCTCAACCGCTACCAGAGCGCCGGCGAGATGCGGGCCGACCTGCTCCGCGCCGCCGCCGGCCGGCCCGTGCTGGCCACCCCGGTGCTGCGCGAGGCGGAGACGGTGGCGATGGCCCCGGCCGGGGGTGGAGGCGGCTACCCGGCTCCCACCGGTGGGCAGACCCGGCAGATCCCGGCCCGGGTGGGTGACCCGCGTCAGCGCAAGGCGTCCTCCTGGCTGATCGCGACGTTCAGCGCGGTCGGCGTGCTGGCGGTGATCGCCCTGGTCGCCGCCCTGCTCTGGAGTCAGCAGCAGGACAAGGCCCTGAAGTCGGTGCCCACCCTCACCGGCAAGAGCCAGGCCGCCGCGATCGACGAGATCCGCAACGCCGGGCTCTCCCCGCAGGTGGGCGAGCCATTCCTGGCGAGCGACTGCACGAAGGGCACCGTCGTCAAGCAGAGCCCCGCACCGACCACCCGGCTGGCGCAGAACAGCCAGGTGACCATCCAGGTCTGTGGAGGCGCGCCCGAGGTGCTCGTACCGGTTGGGCTCAAGGGCAGCAAGCGGGAGAGCGCCATCGCCCGGCTCAACGAGGCGAAGCTCAGGTACGACATCAAAACGGTGGACGACGAAGCGAGCCAGGATGAGGTTCTCAAAGTCGAGCCGCCGGAGGGCGAGAGTGTCCCGGAGAACACGAAGGTGACGCTCACGGTCTCGAACGGCAAGGTCCGCGAGGTGCCGGACGTGGTTGGGTTGAGCCAGGACGTCGCCAGCCGGCTCATCAAGGACCGCGGCTTCATCCCCGTCGTACAGAACGGGCCGGAGGTGCCGGCCGACGAGGCGGGGAAGGTCACCGACCAGAGCCCGAACGGCAAGGAGAAGAAGCCCACCGGCACGAAGGTGGTCATCAAGGTGAGTCAGCCTGAGCCGGAGGTCGATGAGACGCCCACCGGCACGCCGACAGGTACGCCCACCGGCACGCCGACCCCCGGCAACGGGGGTGGCATCGGTCTGCCGCTCAATCCCCCGGGCCGGCTAACCGAGGATTAG
- a CDS encoding SanA/YdcF family protein — translation MTEPGTSPITPVRRWPRRVRLLAVAGIAALLLASLPWLWTTLAARGHLYDEADAPAADVVIVLGTEVAADRQRPGDRLAGRLDTAAELVARGRATVVLVSGDGGGASGDEPTVMTTYLAERGVDRRRVVADPFGLDTYDSCARARDVYGVERALIVTQSYHLSRAVTLCRQLGLDVDGVAARCDGCGPALLAEKSIRDYFASGKAAWDTVRGRPPAVRSPADPAIQEALRG, via the coding sequence ATGACTGAGCCGGGAACGTCTCCGATCACGCCGGTGCGGCGGTGGCCCCGACGCGTCCGCCTCCTGGCCGTCGCGGGCATCGCCGCGCTGCTGCTCGCCAGCCTGCCGTGGCTGTGGACGACGCTCGCCGCCCGCGGCCACCTCTACGACGAGGCCGACGCGCCGGCCGCCGACGTGGTGATCGTGCTCGGCACCGAGGTGGCAGCTGATCGGCAGCGCCCCGGGGACCGCCTCGCTGGCCGCCTGGACACCGCCGCAGAGCTGGTGGCCCGCGGTCGGGCCACTGTCGTCCTCGTGTCCGGCGACGGCGGCGGCGCGTCGGGCGACGAGCCGACGGTGATGACGACCTACCTCGCCGAGCGGGGTGTCGACAGGCGCCGGGTGGTGGCCGACCCGTTCGGCCTGGACACCTACGACAGCTGCGCGAGAGCGCGGGACGTGTACGGCGTCGAGCGGGCCCTGATCGTCACCCAGTCGTACCACCTGTCCCGGGCGGTGACGCTGTGCCGGCAGCTCGGCCTCGACGTCGACGGGGTGGCCGCCCGCTGCGACGGCTGCGGCCCGGCCCTGCTCGCCGAGAAGTCGATCCGGGACTACTTCGCCAGCGGCAAGGCGGCGTGGGACACGGTCCGGGGCCGACCGCCGGCGGTGCGCTCGCCCGCGGATCCCGCGATCCAGGAGGCGCTGCGGGGCTGA
- a CDS encoding aminodeoxychorismate/anthranilate synthase component II encodes MRVLVIDNYDSFVFNLVQYLGQLGVECEVRRNNEIDVAEVGTVGADGILLSPGPGSPDRAGICLDVIREYAGKLPIFGVCLGHQAIGEAFGATVTRAPELLHGKTSEVRHQSVGVLAGLPDPFTATRYHSLAVLPETLPDELEVTGWTGSGVVMAMRHRTLPIEGVQFHPESVLTEGGHLMLANWLANCGHPEALERAPALAAEVDARRRAAFATA; translated from the coding sequence ATGCGCGTCCTGGTGATCGACAACTACGACTCGTTCGTCTTCAACCTCGTGCAGTACCTGGGCCAGCTCGGCGTGGAGTGCGAGGTCCGCCGCAACAACGAGATCGACGTCGCCGAGGTGGGCACCGTCGGCGCGGACGGCATCCTGCTGTCACCCGGGCCGGGCAGCCCGGACCGCGCCGGCATCTGCCTGGACGTCATCCGGGAGTACGCGGGCAAACTGCCGATCTTCGGTGTCTGCCTCGGTCACCAGGCGATCGGCGAGGCGTTCGGGGCGACCGTGACGCGCGCTCCCGAGCTGCTGCACGGAAAGACCTCCGAGGTGCGGCACCAGTCGGTCGGCGTACTCGCCGGCCTGCCCGACCCGTTCACCGCCACCCGGTACCACTCACTCGCCGTGCTGCCCGAGACGCTCCCCGACGAGCTGGAGGTGACCGGCTGGACCGGCTCCGGCGTGGTGATGGCGATGCGACACCGGACGCTGCCCATCGAGGGTGTCCAGTTCCACCCGGAGTCGGTGCTCACCGAGGGCGGTCACCTGATGCTGGCCAACTGGCTGGCCAACTGCGGTCACCCCGAGGCGTTGGAACGCGCGCCCGCGCTCGCCGCCGAGGTCGATGCCCGTCGTCGCGCGGCCTTCGCCACCGCCTGA
- a CDS encoding class E sortase codes for MSGPDERRDGRHRDQTDEPTAFLPKVNRPESAPDRPTPASKWPEPVLHAPRTEQPQPSASRAEPPETPVRRPVEPPPPWPGTAAPAPGPHAGAGAPPTSTPNQGPVRPAAPGNAPTRPAAPAGPPAPAPAPTRPAAPTTGPSQPAAPGAAPSRPGSSGPSTPPLADSPTAYIPQVTPRPTGSPATPVSPAAPDRVAAAGPSRMPASGPSPVPPTGPSPVPPTGPSRVPPSAGGDRVADPAATALIPAVPATPAARPPTIDSTALMGAVPRTAVPDEPTGGNPADPPQPRRGERVVQLRPHQTGEGYKSVYSELTRPSFASRLRTGVRVTGEVLITFGLVVLLFAGYEVWGKSAIVDAHQNDLNNELTQAWAPTDDPTVAPSAGPSVKPSPPVRGKPLAGLYIPTLDKNWVVVEGVTQQDIRFAPGHYPTSALPGQVGNFSVAGHRNRATFWRLDELNEGDPIVVESKTDWYVYRVSQTRIVKPTQVEVVAPVPGEPDKKPTKRMLTLTTCNPKFDNYQRLIIHAELDRTQPKSAGRPAELGG; via the coding sequence ATGAGCGGGCCGGACGAGCGACGCGACGGGCGACACCGGGACCAGACCGACGAGCCCACCGCCTTCCTGCCGAAGGTCAACCGGCCCGAGTCGGCACCCGACCGACCGACCCCGGCCAGCAAGTGGCCCGAGCCGGTGCTGCACGCCCCGCGAACCGAGCAACCGCAACCGAGCGCCAGCCGAGCCGAACCGCCCGAGACCCCGGTCCGCCGGCCCGTCGAGCCTCCACCGCCCTGGCCGGGCACCGCAGCTCCCGCGCCGGGCCCGCACGCCGGTGCCGGAGCTCCCCCCACGAGCACCCCCAACCAGGGCCCGGTTCGGCCAGCCGCCCCCGGCAACGCCCCGACCCGACCCGCCGCACCCGCCGGGCCGCCCGCGCCCGCACCCGCACCCACCCGACCGGCCGCACCCACCACCGGGCCCTCCCAACCGGCCGCGCCCGGTGCCGCGCCGAGTCGACCGGGCTCTTCCGGCCCTTCGACGCCGCCGCTGGCCGACTCGCCGACCGCGTACATTCCGCAGGTCACCCCACGGCCCACCGGCTCGCCAGCCACCCCGGTCTCCCCGGCCGCCCCCGACCGCGTCGCAGCGGCCGGGCCGAGCCGGATGCCAGCGAGCGGTCCCAGCCCGGTCCCGCCGACCGGTCCGAGCCCGGTCCCGCCGACCGGTCCGAGCCGGGTGCCGCCGAGCGCTGGCGGGGATCGCGTCGCGGACCCGGCCGCCACCGCGCTGATTCCGGCAGTGCCCGCCACGCCGGCCGCCAGGCCGCCGACAATTGACTCCACCGCGCTGATGGGTGCCGTCCCCCGCACGGCGGTCCCCGATGAGCCGACCGGCGGCAACCCCGCCGACCCTCCCCAACCCCGACGCGGCGAGCGGGTGGTCCAACTCCGCCCGCACCAGACCGGCGAGGGCTACAAGAGCGTCTACTCCGAGCTCACCCGTCCGTCGTTCGCCTCGCGACTGCGCACCGGCGTCCGCGTCACCGGCGAGGTCCTGATCACCTTCGGCCTGGTGGTCCTGCTCTTCGCCGGCTACGAGGTCTGGGGCAAGTCGGCCATCGTCGACGCCCACCAGAACGACCTCAACAACGAGCTGACGCAGGCGTGGGCACCCACCGACGACCCGACGGTCGCCCCGTCGGCGGGCCCGAGCGTCAAACCATCGCCACCGGTACGCGGCAAGCCGCTCGCCGGCCTCTACATCCCCACGCTCGACAAGAACTGGGTCGTCGTCGAGGGCGTCACCCAGCAGGACATCCGCTTCGCCCCGGGCCACTACCCGACCAGCGCGCTCCCCGGTCAGGTCGGCAACTTCTCCGTCGCCGGGCACCGCAACCGGGCCACCTTCTGGCGGCTGGACGAGCTGAACGAGGGCGACCCGATCGTGGTCGAGAGCAAGACCGACTGGTACGTCTACCGGGTGTCCCAGACCCGCATCGTGAAGCCGACGCAGGTCGAAGTGGTGGCGCCGGTGCCCGGCGAGCCGGACAAGAAGCCGACCAAGCGGATGCTCACCCTCACCACGTGCAACCCGAAGTTCGACAACTACCAGCGCCTGATCATCCACGCCGAACTGGACCGCACCCAACCCAAGTCCGCGGGCCGCCCGGCGGAGCTGGGAGGCTGA
- a CDS encoding DUF881 domain-containing protein, with translation MEYTSGATSWQKVLRRAAAGLLPRRPRQRRPGWSIGVPLIAAAAGLLFTTSATTADGTALREDRRPQLNQLIEDRREQVAASERRAATLRSEVEQRTNTLAGSDAPIKEQQNRAQGSLQDAGFTALAGPGVTVELNDAPQLDQTHPDASNDDLVVHQGDVQAVVNALWAGGAEAMSIMNVRVLTTSAVRCVGNTLLLHGRVYSPPFKIVAIGDPAALQQALASSEGVRLFKDAVDDYQLGYNEKVSTVRVPAFEDSTALRSATVPR, from the coding sequence GTGGAGTACACATCCGGCGCAACCTCCTGGCAGAAGGTCCTCCGACGGGCCGCCGCCGGGCTGCTGCCCCGGCGACCACGGCAACGTCGTCCCGGCTGGTCGATCGGGGTGCCCCTGATCGCCGCAGCCGCCGGATTACTCTTCACCACCTCCGCGACCACCGCCGACGGCACCGCTCTCCGGGAAGACCGGCGACCCCAGCTCAACCAGCTCATCGAGGACCGACGCGAGCAGGTGGCAGCCAGCGAACGCCGCGCCGCCACGCTCCGCAGCGAGGTCGAGCAGCGCACCAACACCCTCGCCGGCTCGGACGCCCCGATCAAGGAGCAACAGAATCGCGCCCAGGGCAGCCTCCAGGACGCCGGCTTCACCGCCCTCGCCGGGCCCGGGGTCACGGTCGAACTGAACGACGCGCCGCAACTCGACCAGACGCACCCGGACGCCAGCAACGACGACCTGGTGGTGCATCAGGGGGACGTGCAGGCGGTGGTCAACGCGCTCTGGGCCGGCGGCGCCGAGGCCATGTCAATCATGAACGTCCGCGTGCTCACCACCAGCGCGGTACGCTGCGTCGGTAACACCCTGCTACTGCATGGCCGGGTGTACTCCCCACCGTTCAAGATCGTAGCAATCGGCGATCCCGCTGCCCTCCAGCAGGCCCTCGCCAGCTCTGAGGGAGTCCGGTTGTTCAAGGACGCGGTCGACGACTACCAGCTCGGCTACAACGAGAAAGTCTCCACGGTGCGAGTTCCCGCATTCGAGGATTCCACCGCCCTGCGCTCGGCGACGGTGCCCAGATGA
- a CDS encoding cell division protein CrgA: MPKSQVRKKKVYTPPTDVRPTTTAASRKPSPVWLPITAVALIVVGIGWLVLYYLSEQEYPVMAWGYWNLAVGFGAMVASLALLSRWR, translated from the coding sequence GTGCCCAAGTCTCAGGTCCGTAAGAAGAAGGTGTACACCCCGCCGACGGACGTCCGTCCGACGACGACGGCGGCGTCGCGCAAGCCTAGCCCGGTGTGGCTGCCGATCACCGCGGTCGCCTTGATCGTCGTCGGCATCGGCTGGCTGGTGCTCTACTACCTGTCCGAGCAGGAGTACCCGGTCATGGCGTGGGGTTACTGGAACCTCGCCGTCGGGTTCGGCGCGATGGTCGCCTCCCTGGCGTTGCTCTCCCGCTGGCGCTGA
- a CDS encoding (Fe-S)-binding protein has product MGSVQIVTTILAAAITAVAVWLAVRAVLKMVAVIRLGQPAPERFTDKVARTRTMLVETAGHTRMFKWGVVGAAHWFVMVGFIVLSLLVLEAYFEVVTTDGGLPIIGHWTIFGLVTEIIGVLGLVGILVLMAIRLRNRPTRPGGRSRFTGSTMWQGYFVEWIVLLVLIFGFVIRGFKVATDHFEFPFWATPVSHAVGAVLPDWADGVSVAAVIKIIISMTWLIVISLNVTMGVAWHRFLAFPNIFFKREPAKPAGSGLGALRPMTSQGKPLDFEEADPEKDQFGVAHVEQFSWKGLLDFSTCTECGRCQSQCPAWNTGKPLSPKLLVLSLRDHAYAKAPYLLAGGGKDLTGEEKATQAQLAHLDVLALAEADKPLIGTAEEGGVIDPDVLWSCTTCGACVEQCPVDIEHVDHIVDMRRYQVLIESSFPSEAGVMLRNLENKGNPWGAPQNTREDWTKGLDFEVPRVGEVDDFEYLFWVGCAGAFEDRAKKTTRAVATLLNEAGVKFAILGEGETCSGDPARRIGNEFVFQMLAQQNVETLNEAFEGRDKAKRKIVATCPHCFNTLGNEYGQLGGEFEVVHHTQLLAHLVATGKLTPVQPVDGGVTYHDPCYLGRHNRIFAAPREVLGNAIGGGAGDGRGDAAIGSGAGRDSGLIEMPRNSERSFCCGAGGARMWMEEKIGKRINVDRVEEAMATGAKTVAVGCPFCSTMLNDGVNGKGAGEQVEVIDVASVLLRSVKPEQPQGGKETAPIGG; this is encoded by the coding sequence ATGGGCAGCGTCCAGATCGTCACCACGATCCTCGCGGCCGCCATCACCGCCGTGGCGGTGTGGCTTGCGGTGCGTGCGGTCCTGAAGATGGTGGCAGTCATTCGGCTCGGGCAACCCGCGCCGGAGCGGTTCACGGACAAGGTCGCGCGCACCAGGACGATGCTGGTGGAGACGGCCGGCCACACCCGGATGTTCAAGTGGGGCGTGGTGGGCGCCGCGCACTGGTTCGTGATGGTCGGCTTCATCGTGCTGTCGCTGCTGGTGCTCGAGGCGTACTTCGAGGTGGTCACCACCGACGGTGGTCTGCCGATCATCGGGCACTGGACGATCTTCGGTCTGGTCACCGAGATCATCGGGGTGCTGGGTCTGGTCGGCATCCTGGTGCTGATGGCGATCCGGCTGCGCAACCGGCCGACCCGCCCGGGTGGGCGGTCCCGGTTCACCGGTTCGACCATGTGGCAGGGCTACTTCGTCGAGTGGATCGTCCTGCTGGTCCTGATCTTCGGCTTCGTGATCCGGGGCTTCAAGGTCGCCACCGACCACTTCGAGTTCCCGTTCTGGGCCACCCCGGTCAGCCACGCGGTCGGCGCGGTGCTGCCCGACTGGGCGGACGGCGTCAGCGTGGCGGCCGTCATCAAGATCATCATTTCGATGACGTGGCTGATCGTCATCTCCCTGAACGTCACCATGGGCGTCGCCTGGCACCGCTTCCTGGCGTTCCCCAACATCTTCTTCAAGCGGGAGCCGGCCAAGCCGGCCGGCTCCGGCCTCGGCGCGCTGCGCCCGATGACGAGCCAGGGCAAGCCGCTCGACTTCGAGGAGGCGGACCCGGAGAAGGACCAGTTCGGCGTGGCCCACGTCGAGCAGTTCAGCTGGAAGGGCCTCCTGGACTTCAGCACCTGCACCGAGTGCGGCCGCTGCCAGTCGCAGTGCCCGGCCTGGAACACCGGCAAGCCGCTGTCGCCGAAGCTGCTCGTGCTGAGCCTGCGCGACCACGCGTACGCGAAGGCGCCCTACCTGCTGGCCGGCGGCGGCAAGGACCTGACCGGTGAGGAGAAGGCCACCCAGGCGCAGCTCGCCCACCTGGACGTGCTGGCCCTCGCCGAGGCGGACAAGCCGTTGATCGGCACCGCCGAGGAGGGCGGTGTCATCGACCCGGACGTGCTCTGGTCCTGCACCACCTGCGGCGCGTGCGTCGAGCAGTGCCCGGTGGACATCGAGCACGTGGACCACATCGTCGACATGCGTCGGTACCAGGTGCTGATCGAGTCGAGCTTCCCCTCCGAGGCCGGGGTGATGCTGCGCAACCTGGAGAACAAGGGCAACCCGTGGGGCGCTCCGCAGAACACCCGCGAGGACTGGACCAAGGGTCTGGACTTCGAGGTGCCCCGGGTCGGCGAGGTGGACGACTTCGAGTACCTGTTCTGGGTCGGCTGCGCCGGCGCGTTCGAGGACCGGGCCAAGAAGACCACCCGCGCGGTCGCCACGCTGCTCAACGAGGCGGGCGTGAAGTTCGCGATCCTGGGCGAGGGCGAGACCTGCTCCGGCGACCCGGCGCGACGGATCGGCAACGAGTTCGTCTTCCAGATGCTCGCCCAGCAGAACGTGGAGACGCTGAACGAGGCGTTCGAGGGCCGGGACAAGGCCAAGCGCAAGATCGTCGCGACCTGCCCGCACTGCTTCAACACCCTGGGCAACGAGTACGGGCAGCTCGGCGGCGAGTTCGAGGTGGTCCACCACACCCAGCTGCTCGCGCACCTGGTCGCCACCGGCAAGCTCACGCCCGTCCAGCCGGTCGACGGCGGCGTCACCTACCACGACCCGTGCTACCTGGGCCGGCACAACCGGATCTTCGCGGCCCCCCGCGAGGTCCTCGGTAACGCCATCGGAGGCGGAGCCGGAGATGGCCGGGGTGACGCAGCCATCGGGTCCGGTGCAGGCCGCGACAGCGGCCTGATCGAGATGCCGCGCAACAGCGAGCGCTCCTTCTGCTGCGGTGCGGGCGGCGCCCGGATGTGGATGGAAGAGAAGATCGGCAAGCGGATCAACGTGGACCGGGTCGAGGAGGCCATGGCCACCGGGGCGAAGACGGTGGCGGTCGGCTGCCCGTTCTGCTCGACCATGCTCAACGACGGGGTCAACGGCAAGGGTGCCGGCGAGCAGGTCGAGGTGATCGACGTGGCGAGTGTGCTGCTCCGTTCGGTCAAGCCCGAGCAGCCGCAGGGCGGCAAGGAGACCGCGCCGATCGGCGGCTGA
- a CDS encoding hemolysin family protein, translating into MTTLLPLVGFVALTAGNAFFVAAEFALVTVDRAEINRRAGAGDQAALTVRTALRELSFQLSGAQLGITITALLTGYLAEPALARLFTPLLRPLVGDSTERITPFFALALATLISMLFGELVPKNAALARPMPAALATAGPMHTFSRTFGWLIRGLNGSANRLVRALGVEPQEELASARSPEELGLLAGISARAGALPTDTAMLLRRTIRFGDKRAAEAMTPRVDVVALRVTATVAELLEESRRTGRTRFPVYEETLDLVTGVAAVPDALGVPLADRASTRVGSVAREPVYVPESLNLDGVLAALKAAGADLAIVVDEYGGTDGVVTVEDLVEELVGEIADEFDPANVDENGPVELTVPGGERTVLVDGVLRSDELAEQTGFRLPDGPYETLAGFLMAQLGHIPVAGETVEADGWEFTVVEVERHRIEQVRVLRPADPDDDD; encoded by the coding sequence TTGACGACGCTGTTGCCCCTGGTCGGCTTCGTAGCCCTGACCGCGGGCAACGCGTTCTTCGTCGCGGCCGAGTTCGCCCTGGTCACCGTCGACCGCGCGGAGATCAACCGGCGGGCCGGCGCGGGCGACCAGGCCGCCCTGACGGTACGCACAGCGTTGCGCGAACTCTCCTTCCAGCTCTCCGGGGCGCAGCTCGGCATCACCATCACCGCGCTGCTCACCGGCTACCTGGCGGAGCCGGCGCTGGCTCGCCTCTTCACCCCGCTGCTGCGCCCGCTGGTCGGTGACAGCACCGAGCGGATCACCCCGTTCTTCGCGTTGGCCCTGGCCACGCTGATCTCCATGCTCTTCGGCGAGTTGGTGCCGAAGAACGCGGCGTTGGCCCGGCCCATGCCGGCGGCGTTGGCCACGGCCGGCCCGATGCACACGTTCTCCCGAACCTTCGGCTGGCTGATCCGGGGGTTGAACGGCTCGGCGAACCGACTGGTCCGGGCGCTCGGCGTCGAGCCGCAGGAGGAGTTGGCCAGCGCCCGCTCGCCCGAGGAGCTGGGTCTGCTGGCGGGCATCTCGGCGCGGGCCGGCGCGCTGCCCACGGACACCGCGATGCTGCTGCGTCGTACCATCCGCTTCGGTGACAAACGGGCAGCGGAGGCGATGACTCCCCGGGTGGACGTGGTCGCGCTGCGCGTCACGGCCACCGTGGCCGAGCTGCTGGAGGAGTCGCGGCGGACCGGGCGAACCCGGTTCCCCGTGTACGAGGAGACCCTGGACCTGGTGACCGGTGTGGCCGCGGTGCCCGACGCGCTGGGCGTGCCGCTGGCCGACCGGGCGTCGACGAGGGTCGGCTCGGTGGCCCGCGAGCCGGTGTACGTGCCGGAGAGCCTGAACCTGGACGGCGTCCTGGCCGCGCTGAAGGCGGCCGGGGCCGACCTGGCCATCGTGGTCGACGAGTACGGCGGCACGGACGGCGTGGTGACGGTCGAGGACCTCGTCGAGGAGTTGGTCGGAGAGATCGCCGACGAGTTCGACCCGGCGAACGTGGACGAGAACGGGCCGGTGGAGCTGACCGTGCCGGGCGGTGAGCGCACCGTGCTGGTCGACGGTGTGCTCCGCTCCGACGAGTTGGCCGAGCAGACCGGCTTCCGGCTGCCGGACGGCCCGTACGAGACGCTGGCCGGCTTCCTGATGGCCCAGCTCGGGCACATCCCGGTCGCCGGCGAGACGGTGGAGGCGGACGGCTGGGAGTTCACCGTGGTCGAGGTGGAGCGGCACCGGATCGAGCAGGTCCGGGTGCTGCGCCCGGCGGATCCGGACGACGATGACTGA
- a CDS encoding hemolysin family protein, with protein sequence MTELLVTVLLLLGNGFFVGSEFALIASRRTVIEPLATGSKRARWALSAMNQIPLMIAGAQLGITVCSLGLGAIAEPALAHLLEPPFHAAGLPERAVHPVAFVLALGVVVFLHTVVGEMVPKNITLAGPEVSALWLGPAMLAFCVATKPLLLAMKWAARRVLAFWRIEASEAVKTVFTAEELAGLVSQARTEGLLDAEQHARITGALALHSRTAADALQPWSTVVTVAEDVSPASLEVLATRTGRSRFPVVQRSTRRVLGFVHVKDVLGYAGQGRRSPVPADVYRPLAVVPPERTLADLLLAMRRERRHMVLVSDGRRPLGVVTLDDVLTAIVG encoded by the coding sequence ATGACTGAGCTGCTGGTGACCGTGCTGCTCCTGCTCGGCAACGGGTTCTTCGTGGGCAGCGAGTTCGCGCTCATCGCGTCCCGCCGGACGGTGATCGAGCCGTTGGCCACCGGCTCGAAGCGGGCCCGCTGGGCGTTGTCGGCGATGAACCAGATCCCGTTGATGATCGCCGGCGCGCAGCTCGGCATCACGGTCTGCTCGCTGGGCCTGGGCGCGATCGCCGAGCCGGCGCTGGCGCACCTGCTGGAGCCGCCGTTCCACGCGGCCGGCCTGCCGGAGCGGGCGGTGCACCCGGTGGCGTTCGTGCTGGCGCTGGGCGTGGTGGTCTTTCTGCACACGGTCGTCGGGGAGATGGTGCCGAAGAACATCACGTTGGCCGGTCCGGAGGTCTCCGCCCTCTGGCTCGGCCCGGCGATGCTGGCGTTCTGTGTGGCCACCAAACCGTTGTTGCTCGCGATGAAATGGGCGGCCCGGCGGGTGCTCGCGTTCTGGCGGATCGAGGCGTCCGAGGCGGTGAAGACGGTGTTCACCGCCGAGGAATTGGCCGGGCTGGTCTCACAGGCGCGGACCGAGGGACTGCTCGACGCGGAGCAGCACGCCCGGATCACCGGCGCGCTGGCCCTGCACAGCCGGACGGCGGCGGACGCGCTGCAACCGTGGTCGACGGTGGTGACGGTGGCCGAGGACGTCTCGCCGGCGTCACTGGAGGTGCTGGCGACCCGGACCGGCCGGTCCCGCTTCCCGGTGGTGCAGCGGTCGACCCGTCGGGTGCTCGGCTTTGTGCACGTCAAGGACGTGCTCGGGTACGCCGGGCAGGGTCGCCGGTCCCCCGTACCGGCTGATGTCTACCGGCCGCTGGCGGTGGTGCCGCCGGAGCGTACGCTGGCCGATCTGCTGCTGGCCATGCGTCGCGAGCGGCGGCACATGGTGCTGGTCAGCGACGGGCGTCGGCCGCTCGGTGTGGTCACCCTTGACGATGTATTGACCGCAATCGTTGGGTGA